In Methanonatronarchaeum sp. AMET-Sl, one genomic interval encodes:
- a CDS encoding phosphopantetheine adenylyltransferase, whose translation MKVVLGGTFSHLHKGHKTLLKKAFEIGDHVIIGLTSNEMCSEKHGEIEDYNTRRKKLYNYLKNISKNTEYQIVKIEDEIGVSLQKDIDAIIVSPETRPNAEKINKKRIQLNRKPLKIIEIPIQKAENGKPISSTRIRKGEIDTEGNIQK comes from the coding sequence ATGAAGGTAGTTTTAGGCGGAACATTCTCACACTTACATAAAGGCCATAAAACTCTTCTTAAAAAAGCCTTCGAAATAGGAGACCATGTAATCATAGGGCTGACATCAAACGAAATGTGCAGCGAAAAACATGGAGAGATAGAAGACTACAACACACGTAGAAAAAAACTCTATAACTACCTTAAAAACATCTCCAAAAATACAGAATACCAGATAGTTAAGATAGAAGATGAAATCGGGGTAAGCCTACAAAAAGACATCGATGCAATAATAGTATCCCCTGAAACACGTCCAAACGCAGAAAAAATAAATAAAAAACGAATCCAGCTTAATAGAAAACCACTAAAAATAATCGAGATACCAATACAGAAAGCAGAAAACGGAAAACCAATATCCTCAACCAGAATTAGAAAAGGAGAAATAGATACAGAAGGAAATATCCAGAAATAA
- the hisF gene encoding imidazole glycerol phosphate synthase subunit HisF has product MVAKRIIPCLDVKLSGEGGMVVKGIEFKDLKKAGTPVDLAKKYNDQGADELVFLDITASAEGRENMIDVIQKTANEVFIPFTVGGGIGSIEDINRTLRAGADKVGINTAAVKNPDLINKASKKFGSQCIVIAIDAKRNKKPEEGRNNIQFEDGEEGWFEVVIYGGRESTGIDAIDWAREVEERGAGEILLTSMDRDGTKDGYDNELNKAITKATNIPVIASGGAGTPEHMHQAFKQTDVDACLAASIFHYNEYTVKEVKEYLNQKGIETR; this is encoded by the coding sequence TTGGTTGCAAAAAGAATAATACCCTGTTTAGACGTAAAACTATCCGGAGAAGGCGGCATGGTTGTAAAAGGAATTGAATTCAAAGACCTAAAGAAAGCAGGAACACCAGTAGACCTAGCAAAAAAATACAACGACCAAGGAGCCGATGAACTCGTATTCCTAGATATAACCGCTTCAGCAGAAGGCAGAGAAAACATGATCGACGTAATCCAGAAAACAGCCAACGAAGTATTCATACCATTCACAGTAGGCGGTGGAATCGGATCAATTGAAGACATAAACCGGACATTAAGAGCCGGAGCCGACAAGGTAGGTATAAATACAGCAGCAGTTAAAAACCCAGACCTAATCAACAAAGCATCAAAAAAATTCGGAAGCCAATGCATAGTTATAGCAATAGATGCCAAAAGAAATAAAAAACCAGAAGAAGGCCGAAACAACATACAGTTCGAAGATGGAGAAGAAGGATGGTTCGAAGTAGTTATATATGGAGGCCGTGAATCCACAGGCATCGACGCAATCGATTGGGCCAGAGAAGTAGAAGAAAGAGGAGCAGGAGAAATACTGCTAACAAGCATGGATAGAGACGGAACAAAAGACGGATACGACAACGAACTAAACAAAGCAATAACCAAAGCAACAAACATACCAGTAATAGCATCAGGAGGAGCAGGAACACCAGAACACATGCACCAAGCATTCAAACAAACCGATGTAGACGCCTGCCTAGCAGCAAGCATATTCCACTACAACGAATACACAGTCAAAGAGGTAAAAGAATACCTAAACCAAAAAGGAATAGAAACCAGGTGA
- the purL gene encoding phosphoribosylformylglycinamidine synthase subunit PurL, whose product MTLEQNDLDIIKNRLGREPNKVEEEFFVNLWSEHCAYRSSRPVLTNFVTDGDNVVIGPGDDAGVINLPNGEMLALAIESHNHPSYVDPYNGAATGVGGIVRDILSMGARPIALLDPLRFGDLDKEKNRYLLEGVVDGISDYGNSIGVPTVGGEVEFDSSYNGNPLVNAFCVGVVENLVTAKAKTPGNSLLLVGASTGRDGLGGASFASQELEEESEEERPSVQVGDPFTEKLLIDCILEMAEESLIEACRDLGAAGLGGASSEMCSLGGFGAEIDLNKVHLREEDMHPLEILLSESQERMLVEIDPENIDKARELVEKYDLESNVVGEVIKEEQYIAWHNDEKVVDLPVKLLTEEAPTYNRNEKEVDRSQEISSRTTPPVEESLTKIMANPNIASKEWIYSQYDYEVQTRTVVKPGADAAVLQMDEEGIALTSGCNSHHTYLNPFMGGKGSVLLNAMNLATMGAEPIAMVDCLNFGNPEREEIYWEFKETVKGMAEMADSMDIPVVGGNVSLYNESIEYGSTVKPTPNIGMVGWIPDIEQIPSMDVSTGDHVYLYGETRPELGASQYFKEIYNSVGENPPIPTDQDTENIKKVRQIVRENDIATARAISRGGLITALAKTAIKNNVGIKTDLTDVQGELDREEIFFSESYGRFLLISKKELEIEDNLLSHIGQIQNKKLEIQLVEDKSSWGPKELKKAYKSIEKLMKG is encoded by the coding sequence TTGACACTTGAACAAAATGATTTAGATATTATAAAGAATAGATTGGGTAGAGAACCTAATAAGGTGGAAGAAGAGTTTTTCGTTAACTTATGGAGTGAACACTGTGCTTATAGGTCTAGTAGGCCTGTTTTAACCAACTTTGTTACAGATGGCGATAACGTTGTTATTGGTCCGGGTGATGACGCAGGGGTTATCAACCTTCCGAATGGAGAGATGTTGGCACTAGCTATAGAAAGCCATAACCATCCTTCTTATGTAGATCCATACAACGGTGCTGCAACAGGGGTTGGAGGAATCGTTAGAGACATATTGTCTATGGGTGCGAGGCCGATTGCCTTGCTTGATCCATTAAGGTTTGGAGATCTAGATAAGGAGAAGAACCGTTATTTGCTTGAAGGAGTTGTGGATGGAATCTCTGATTATGGAAACAGCATAGGGGTTCCAACTGTAGGTGGTGAGGTTGAGTTTGATTCAAGTTATAATGGGAATCCCCTTGTAAACGCTTTTTGTGTAGGGGTTGTGGAAAACCTAGTTACAGCTAAAGCAAAAACTCCCGGAAATTCATTACTTCTTGTAGGTGCATCTACGGGTCGTGATGGTTTAGGAGGAGCTTCATTTGCTTCTCAAGAGCTTGAAGAGGAGTCTGAAGAGGAGAGGCCAAGTGTTCAGGTTGGAGATCCATTTACAGAGAAACTATTAATTGACTGTATACTTGAGATGGCGGAAGAAAGTTTGATAGAGGCGTGTAGAGACCTTGGTGCAGCTGGTTTAGGAGGAGCTTCATCTGAGATGTGCTCACTAGGAGGTTTTGGAGCTGAAATTGATTTAAACAAGGTACACTTACGTGAGGAAGATATGCATCCTCTTGAGATATTGTTATCTGAGTCACAAGAGAGAATGCTTGTTGAAATAGACCCTGAAAACATCGATAAAGCACGTGAGTTAGTTGAGAAATATGACCTTGAGTCCAACGTAGTGGGAGAGGTCATAAAAGAAGAACAGTATATTGCTTGGCATAATGATGAAAAAGTTGTAGATCTACCTGTAAAGTTATTGACTGAAGAAGCACCCACATATAATCGAAATGAGAAAGAAGTTGATAGGTCTCAAGAGATTTCCTCAAGAACAACACCACCTGTTGAAGAAAGTTTAACTAAAATAATGGCCAATCCAAACATCGCTTCAAAAGAATGGATATACAGCCAATACGACTATGAGGTGCAGACAAGAACTGTTGTCAAGCCCGGTGCAGATGCTGCTGTTTTACAGATGGATGAAGAGGGGATAGCTCTAACTTCTGGATGTAATTCACACCACACATACCTAAATCCATTTATGGGTGGTAAAGGCTCAGTACTGTTAAACGCAATGAACCTCGCAACGATGGGTGCAGAACCGATTGCAATGGTTGACTGCCTAAACTTTGGAAACCCTGAAAGAGAAGAGATATATTGGGAATTCAAAGAAACAGTTAAAGGAATGGCTGAGATGGCCGATTCAATGGATATACCTGTTGTAGGTGGAAATGTATCTCTCTACAATGAGAGTATAGAATACGGCTCCACAGTAAAACCAACCCCTAACATAGGTATGGTAGGCTGGATACCCGATATCGAGCAGATACCCAGCATGGATGTCTCAACCGGAGACCATGTATACCTATATGGAGAAACAAGACCCGAACTAGGAGCATCACAATACTTCAAAGAGATATACAACTCTGTTGGAGAAAACCCACCTATACCCACAGACCAGGATACAGAGAACATAAAGAAAGTACGGCAGATTGTACGTGAAAACGATATCGCTACAGCTAGAGCTATTTCACGTGGAGGATTAATAACAGCTTTAGCAAAAACCGCTATAAAAAACAACGTTGGAATAAAAACAGACCTAACCGATGTACAGGGAGAGCTGGATAGAGAAGAAATATTTTTCTCAGAAAGCTATGGAAGGTTCTTACTGATATCTAAAAAAGAATTAGAGATAGAAGACAACCTACTATCACATATTGGACAGATCCAAAACAAAAAACTAGAGATACAGTTAGTTGAAGACAAATCCAGTTGGGGACCTAAAGAACTTAAAAAAGCATATAAATCAATAGAAAAACTAATGAAGGGATAA
- the aroC gene encoding chorismate synthase has translation MSNTFGNLFSVTTFGESHGGSVGAVVDGSPAGLELSEKDIQLELDRRRPGQSNVSTSRDEKDLVKILSGVFKGKTTGTPIGMLVENKDVDSSKYSRFKLRPGHADYTYEAKYGYRDFRGGGRSSGRETVGRVCGGAIAKKLLETIDIEIYGHVKKVGEVESNPKPSQIKRFVEENPVRCGDPEKASQMEQEILRAKNKGDSVGGVVEVIAEDVPPGIGEPVFKKLESELAKAIMSVGAVKGFEIGAGFNSATMLGSESNDPITIENDEVKMLENDAGGVLGGISTGMPIIFRAAIKPTPSINKKQKTINLQNKEQIDLEIEGRHDPCICPRVVPVLESMAALVLTDLSMQAGKLPQDKIP, from the coding sequence TTGTCTAATACTTTTGGTAACTTATTTAGCGTTACTACATTTGGAGAGTCTCATGGAGGCTCTGTTGGAGCAGTTGTAGATGGCTCTCCTGCAGGCCTAGAGCTCTCAGAAAAAGATATACAACTTGAATTAGATAGAAGGCGTCCGGGACAAAGTAATGTCTCAACAAGCCGTGATGAAAAGGATTTAGTGAAAATACTTTCCGGTGTTTTCAAGGGAAAGACCACTGGAACACCAATAGGTATGTTGGTTGAGAACAAGGACGTAGATTCATCTAAATATAGTCGTTTTAAATTGAGGCCTGGTCACGCAGACTATACATATGAAGCTAAATATGGATATAGAGATTTTAGAGGTGGCGGGAGGTCTTCAGGACGTGAAACTGTTGGAAGAGTTTGTGGTGGTGCAATAGCTAAAAAACTCTTAGAAACTATAGATATCGAGATATATGGACATGTAAAAAAAGTTGGTGAAGTTGAATCAAACCCCAAACCAAGTCAGATAAAGCGTTTTGTCGAAGAAAACCCTGTTAGGTGTGGAGACCCAGAAAAAGCCAGCCAGATGGAGCAAGAGATACTCAGAGCTAAAAATAAAGGCGATTCAGTTGGAGGAGTAGTTGAAGTTATTGCAGAAGATGTCCCACCAGGAATTGGAGAACCTGTATTCAAAAAACTCGAATCAGAGTTAGCTAAAGCCATAATGTCTGTTGGAGCCGTAAAAGGATTTGAAATAGGCGCAGGATTCAACTCCGCAACTATGCTTGGAAGTGAATCAAACGACCCAATCACAATTGAAAACGATGAAGTTAAAATGTTGGAAAACGATGCCGGTGGTGTTTTAGGCGGAATATCCACCGGTATGCCAATAATTTTCAGAGCAGCAATAAAACCAACCCCCTCAATCAATAAAAAACAAAAAACGATAAACCTCCAAAATAAAGAACAGATAGATCTAGAGATAGAAGGAAGACACGATCCATGTATATGTCCAAGAGTAGTACCCGTCCTAGAATCTATGGCAGCACTAGTTCTAACAGACCTCAGTATGCAGGCAGGGAAACTCCCACAAGACAAAATACCATAA
- a CDS encoding cytochrome c biogenesis protein has protein sequence MQQKIDKDNLLILATTIVMAITIYLIFIYSPTDIEMGVIQNVFYFHVALAWTSFLAFFIVFISSIQYLRNESRNWDITAYTSAEIGVLFTGLTLILGSIWAEATWGVFWTWDPRLTTTLIMFIIYIGYLTLRHSLETEKTSRLSAVYGVIAFISVPITYISIEIWDTIHPRVIEISEVRMETSMQITMIFSVIAFTLLYITLMRIRKKIEKDRDKVYRSKKIK, from the coding sequence ATACAACAAAAAATCGATAAGGACAACCTATTAATACTGGCCACCACCATCGTTATGGCAATCACCATCTACCTAATCTTCATATATTCACCAACAGACATAGAGATGGGGGTCATACAGAACGTTTTTTATTTCCATGTAGCCCTAGCTTGGACATCATTCCTAGCGTTCTTCATAGTATTTATATCGAGCATACAATATCTAAGAAATGAATCCCGAAACTGGGACATAACAGCATATACATCAGCGGAGATAGGTGTGTTGTTCACGGGCCTAACTTTAATACTCGGATCTATTTGGGCAGAAGCAACATGGGGAGTATTTTGGACTTGGGACCCCCGCCTAACAACAACACTCATAATGTTTATAATATACATTGGATACCTAACCCTAAGACATAGCTTGGAAACGGAGAAAACAAGTAGGTTATCAGCAGTTTATGGAGTAATCGCTTTCATAAGCGTTCCAATAACATATATATCGATAGAGATATGGGATACAATACATCCAAGGGTGATAGAAATTAGTGAGGTGAGAATGGAGACCTCGATGCAGATAACCATGATCTTTTCTGTAATTGCCTTCACACTACTATACATAACTCTAATGAGAATTAGGAAGAAGATAGAAAAAGACAGAGACAAGGTATACAGAAGTAAAAAAATAAAATAA
- a CDS encoding heme exporter protein CcmB, which yields MKDYFSKTLQLAYKDLLIEIKTKEMITSMAAFSAIVIIILNFAVTENLSNNYSEMFPGLLWITYIFAAILGLNQSFAFERESGAIKGVLLTPIDWSAIYIGKTISNYIIILSVELLTLIFFIFLFNLTGVITALPKILLVIIVGTFGFVSVGTLLSAITSSSRLQTMILPVLLFPIIIPVVIGSVEATTIALNNGENYLPWIQMLSAYAVIFFTASILTFNYVMGE from the coding sequence ATGAAGGATTATTTCTCTAAAACACTTCAATTGGCCTATAAAGACCTTTTAATAGAAATAAAGACTAAAGAAATGATAACATCAATGGCGGCTTTTTCCGCCATAGTAATAATCATATTAAACTTCGCCGTAACAGAAAACTTATCAAACAACTACAGTGAAATGTTCCCTGGCCTACTTTGGATAACATATATATTCGCCGCAATATTAGGTTTAAACCAGAGTTTCGCGTTTGAAAGAGAATCAGGTGCTATAAAAGGAGTGTTATTAACACCAATTGATTGGAGCGCCATATACATCGGTAAAACAATTTCAAACTACATAATAATACTATCTGTCGAATTACTGACCCTAATCTTCTTTATATTTCTATTCAACTTAACAGGAGTTATCACCGCATTACCCAAAATCCTTTTAGTAATAATTGTCGGGACATTTGGATTCGTATCTGTAGGCACCCTACTTTCAGCAATAACATCTTCAAGCCGACTCCAAACCATGATACTACCGGTCCTCCTATTTCCAATAATAATACCGGTTGTAATTGGATCGGTAGAGGCAACCACTATAGCTTTGAACAATGGAGAAAACTACCTACCATGGATACAGATGTTAAGTGCATATGCAGTAATATTCTTTACAGCCTCAATACTAACATTCAACTACGTAATGGGGGAATAA